From Methanobacterium alcaliphilum, one genomic window encodes:
- a CDS encoding CDP-alcohol phosphatidyltransferase family protein, with protein sequence MSPKSKIPSLITLSRLMLSPAIVYTYLNGEYMISLLIFVFAACTDFFDGYIAREMDSETDSGAFLDVLSDFILIISCFSAFIARDLYNPLILVLIILMFAIFMATSNFNKPIYDPVGKYLGSYLMLMIIVTFLFPGTDIIGPLQLSFVLFCIVSITSRLVFLGKSVNA encoded by the coding sequence ATGAGTCCTAAATCAAAAATACCTTCTTTAATTACTTTAAGCAGGTTAATGTTATCACCGGCTATTGTCTATACTTACTTAAATGGGGAATATATGATTTCTCTTTTAATTTTCGTTTTTGCAGCATGCACCGATTTTTTCGATGGGTATATTGCCCGAGAAATGGATTCTGAAACAGATAGTGGGGCGTTTCTTGATGTGTTATCTGATTTTATCCTTATAATTTCCTGTTTTTCGGCTTTTATCGCACGGGATCTTTACAATCCATTAATATTGGTTTTGATAATTTTAATGTTCGCTATTTTTATGGCAACCTCTAATTTTAATAAACCCATCTATGACCCCGTTGGTAAATATTTAGGATCTTATCTCATGTTAATGATCATTGTAACATTTTTATTTCCGGGAACTGATATAATCGGGCCATTGCAATTATCTTTTGTTTTATTTTGCATAGTATCCATTACTAGCCGCTTAGTGTTTTTAGGTAAATCGGTGAATGCGTGA
- a CDS encoding 4a-hydroxytetrahydrobiopterin dehydratase, with product MKAPTLLSANEISQKIKDLSNWEIVENHHLIGVFEFSDLASSMHFAVKIGNLAEEMQHHPEIVIGTGVVELTIFTHDSGGLTQLDFDFAKKVEDIFK from the coding sequence ATGAAGGCCCCGACGCTTTTATCTGCCAATGAGATTAGCCAAAAAATTAAGGATTTATCAAATTGGGAAATTGTAGAAAACCATCATTTAATAGGTGTTTTTGAATTTAGCGACCTTGCAAGTTCCATGCATTTTGCAGTTAAAATAGGCAATCTTGCAGAAGAAATGCAGCACCACCCGGAAATCGTCATCGGCACGGGAGTAGTGGAGTTAACTATTTTTACTCATGATAGCGGTGGTTTAACCCAGTTAGACTTTGATTTTGCTAAAAAAGTTGAGGATATATTTAAATAA